The Edwardsiella tarda ATCC 15947 = NBRC 105688 region TATATGGCCATGTACCGCGCCAACGGCGGCGAGACACCGGGCGTCTAGCGCGCCGGTTGGACTTTCTCCCCTGAGACTCGCCATAATAGTCCGCATCATGGCCCGTCGTCGGCGGGCCACTCCGGTCAGGACAACACCGGGGCGGATTGTTTTTGCTTGGCTACTGGAGTCATCATGGGGCAGGAAAAGCGCTACATCGACAAAGAACTCAGCTGGTTATCCTTCAATGAGCGCGTATTGCAGGAGGCCGCCGACAAGAGTAATCCGCTGATCGAGCGCATGCGCTTCCTCGGCATCTACTCCAGTAACCTGGATGAGTTTTACAAGGTACGCTTCGCCGAGCTGAAACGTCGTATTCTGATCAGTGAGGAGCAAGGCACCGATAATGGCAACTCACGCCACCTCCTCCAGCAGATCCAGGCCAAGGTGCTAAAGGCCGACCAGGAATTCGACTCGCTCTACAACGATCTGTTGTTAGAGATGGCACGCAATCAGATCTTCCTGATCAACGAGCGCCAACTCTCGGAAAATCAACAGGTGTGGCTACGCCAATACTATCGTAACCATCTACGCCAGCATATCACGCCGATCATGCTCGATGAGGAGACCGACCTGGTCTCCTTCCTCAAGGATGATTACACCTACCTGGCGGTCGAAATCATCAACGGTCAACAGACCCGCTACGCGTTGCTGGAGATCCCCTCGGACAAGGTCGAGCGCTTTATCACGCTACCGCCGGAGACGCCACGCCGTCGCAAACCGATGATCCTGGTGGACAACATCCTACGCTACTGCCTGGATGACATCTTCAAGGGCTTCTTCGACTACCATACCCTCAACGCCTACTCGATGAAGATGACCCGCGACGCTGAATACGATCTGGTGACGGAGATGGAGTCCAGCCTGATGGAGCTGATGTCCTCCAGCCTCAAGCAGCGTCTCACCGCCGAGCCGGTACGCTTCGTCTACCAGCGCGATATGCCCGACGAATTAGTCGCGCTGCTGACCCGCAAGCTGGGCATCTCCTCCTACGACTCGCTGATTGCCGGGGGGCGCTACCATAACTTTAAAGATTTCATCAAGTTCCCCAATGTCGGTAAGGCCAATCTGCTCAATCGCCCGCTGCCACGCCTGCGTCACGTATGGTTCGATCGCTTCCGCAACGGTTTCGACGCCATCCGCGATCACGACGTGTTGCTCTATTACCCCTATCACACCTTCGAACATGTGCTAGAGCTGTTGCGCCAGGCCTCTTTCGACCCCAGTGTGTTGGCGATCAAGATCAACATCTACCGGGTGGCCAAGAACTCACGCATCATCGAATCGATGATCCACGCCGCCCACAACGGTAAGAAGGTTACCGTGGTGGTCGAGTTGCAGGCACGCTTCGATGAGGAGGCCAACATCCACTGGGCCAAGCGGCTCACGGAGGCCGGGGTGCATGTGATCTTCTCGGCGCCGGGGTTGAAGATCCACGCCAAGCTATTCTTGATCTCACGCCGCGAGGGCGATGACATCGTGCGCTATGCCCATATCGGCACCGGCAACTTCAACGAAAAGACGGCACGCCTCTACACCGACTATTCGCTGCTCACCGCCGACGCGCGCATCACCAACGAGGTACGCCGGGTGTTCAACTTCATCGAAAACCCCTATCGTCCGGTCAACTTCGAGTATCTGATGGTGTCGCCGCAGAACTCCCGTCGCATGCTGTATCAGCTCATCGATCAGGAGATCACCCATGCCCAGGCCGGGCTGGGCGCCGGCATCACCTTGAAGGTCAACAACCTGGTGGACAAGGGGCTGGTCGATCGCCTGTACGCCGCCTCCAGCGCCGGAGTCAAGATCCGTCTGCTGGTGCGCGGCATGTGCTCGCTGGTGCCGGGGATCCCTGGCGTGAGCGACAACATCAGCGCCATCAGCATCGTGGATCGCTTCCTGGAGCATGCGCGGGTCTATGTCTTCGACAACCACGGCGATCCGCAGGTCTTCCTCTCTTCCGCCGACTGGATGACGCGCAACATCGATTACCGCATCGAGGTGGGGGTACGCCTACTCGATCCACAGCTGCGGCAACGGGTGCTGGAACTGCTGGAGCTGCAATTCAGCGATACGGTCAAGGCGCGCTACCTCGATCGCGAACTCAGTAACCGCCGGGTGCCGCGCGGCAATCGCCGCAAGGTGCGTTCGCAACTGGCGATCTACGACTACATCCGGGCGCTGGAATCCGCCGACGCTCAACGGGCGCAGGCACTCCTCGCTGCCCCAACTCATGACTAAACCGGACTGCCGCCTATGCCGCTGATTCCCTCTTCGCCCCGTCCGCAGGAGATCGCCGCCGTCGATCTCGGCTCTAACAGCTTTCACATGGTGATCGCCCGCGTCGTCAACGGCGCGCTACAAATCCTGGGACGGCTCAAGCAGCGCGTCCACCTCGCCGATGGCTTGGATGATCAGCAGCGACTGAGTGAGGAGTCGATGGCACGCGGCTTGGCCTGCCTGGCGCTGTTCGCCGAACGCCTACAGGGCTTCCCGGCGGAGAACGTCTGCATCGTCGGTACCCATGCCCTGCGGCAGGCGGATAACGCCCAAGAGTTTCTTAAACGCGCCGCCAAGGTGATCCCCTACCCCATCGAGATCATCTCCGGCCATGAGGAGGCGCGCCTGATCTTTATGGGCGTCGCCCACACGCAGCCGGAGAAGGGCCGCAAGCTGGTCATCGACATCGGCGGGGGGTCGACGGAGATGGTGATCGGCGAAGACTTTGATCCGCTGCTGGTCGAGAGCCGGCGTATGGGCTGCGTCAGCTTCGCCCAACAGTTCTTCGCCGGTGGGGTGATTACCCCCGCCAACTTCCAGCGTGCCCGTCTGGCGGCGGCGCAGAAGCTGGAGAATATGGCCTGGCAGTATCGCATTCAGGGGTGGAATGCCGCGTTGGGTGCCTCCGGTTCGATCAAGGCGGCCTATGAGGTGCTGGTGGCGATGGGCGAGAAGGATGGGTTAATCACCCCGGCGCGGCTGGCGATGTTGTGCGACGAGGTGCTGCGCTACCCACGGGTCGATGCGCTGCGCCTACCCGGCCTCTCCGAGGAGCGGCGCCAGGTCTTCGTCCCCGGCCTCGCCATCCTCTGCGGCGTGTTCGATGCCTTGGCGATCAAACAGTTGCGCCTGTCTGACGGCGCACTGCGCGAAGGGGTGTTGTATGAGATGGAGGGGCGCTTCCGCCACCAGGATATCCGGAGCCGTACCGCGCATAGCCTGGCGGAGCACTACAACATCGATCGCGAACAGGCGCAGCGCGTCCAGGCCAGCGTTCGTCAACTGTACGCGCAGTGGATGGCGCAAAACCCGCGCCTGGCCCATCCACAGCTGGAGGCGTTGCTCAACTGGGCGGCCGCGCTGCATGAGGTGGGCCTGAGCATCAACCACAGCGGCATGCAGCGTCACTCCGCCTATATCTTGCAATACACCAACCTCCCCGGTTTCACTCAGGAGCAGCAGTTGATGCTGGCGACGCTGGTTCGCTGCCAACGCAAGGCATTGCGTCTGGCGGATCTGCCACGCTTCGCCCTGTTCAAGAAGAAGCAGTATCTGCCGCTGATCCAGATCCTCCGCCTCGCGACCCTACTCAATAACCAGCGTCAGGCCACCACACCACCCCAGACTCTCCAATTAGAAACCAGTGGACTCCAGTGGGTGCTGCGCTTCCCCGCCCATTATCTGCGACAAAACAGCCTGATGCAGTTAGATCTGGAGAAGGAGCAAGCTTATTGGCGCGATGTCGAAGGCTGGGGGCTGATCATCGAGGAGTTAACCCCCGCCTAGACGCCGCCGCTGCGTGCACCATTGCCCAGCGAGTCGGATGACGGCCAGCGCCGCTCCCCCCGCCGGGCAGAAAGGGAGGCGGACGCTGAGCCCGCCAAGAGCAAGAGAGGGATGAACCGGCCTCGCCCTGCGGCATCAGCGCGGATCGGCGCTCACCACCAGATGGCTCGGCAGGGTGAAGGCGAAACAGCTCCCCTGGCCTACGATGCTGCTGATCTCCAACTGTGCATCGTGATGCTGCAAGGCATGCTTGACAATCGCCAGCCCCAATCCGCTACCGCCGGTACGGCTCGAGCGGGAACGATCGACACGGTAAAACCGCTCGGTCAGACGGCTCAGGTGCTCGTTGGCGATCCCCGGGCCATTATCACGGACCGTGAAGCGCGCACCCTGCGGCGTACGCTGCCAACTTACCGTGATCTCACTGCCCGGCGGCGTATGATTCAACGCGTTATACACCAAGTTGGAGACCGCGCTACCGAGCTGCTCTTCGTTGCCGCGTACCCGTAGCGTCTCGTCGATGATAAAGCGCAGGGTGTGACGACCGTCGCTGAGGGAGTGCGCCTCGCGCTCCAGCAGATGGAGCCGCGCCGGTACATCCACCAGCGCGTTGAGGTCGATGTGCGGCGCCGCCTCGATACGCGACAACACCAGCAGTTGCTGTACCAGACCATCCATGCGCCGCGTCTGCGCCTGCATGGTGGCGAGCGCCTTCTCGCGCTGGGCCGCCGGCATCTCGTCGCTACCGAACATCTCCAGATAGCCCTGTAACACCGTCAGCGGTGTACGTAACTCATGGCTGACGTTGGCGAAGAAGTTACGCCGCGCGCCCTCCAGCTGACGCGTCTGCGTCACATCACGCGCGATCATCAACAGCTGCCCCTCGCTATAGGGCATCAGCCGAAACTCCATGTAGCGTCCGCTATTTAGGTGCAGCGTCAACGGCTGGCTATAGTCGGCCGAGGTCAGATACGCGCTAAACTCGGGATAACGCAGCAGGTTGCGGATATTCTGACCGTTGTCCTCCGGCCAGCGAAAGCTGAGTAGGTGTTGGGCCAGTTGGTTACACCAGAAGATATTGCCCTCATCGGTCAGCATCACGATGGCATCGGGCAGCGACTCCGCCCCACTACGGAAGCGTTTAATCAACAGCGTCAACTCACGCCGCCGCCGTCGATTGCGCTGCTGCATCTGATACAGCCCATAGAACAAGGGCTCCCAGCTGCCGCGTCCACTCGGGGGGGTCATGCTGCGATCCACCCATAACCAGTGCGAGAGGCGTAATTGGTTCCACCCCTGCCACAGCCACAACAGGCAGAGCGCCAACAGCAGGAACCAGGACCAGTAACCGAACAGCGCACCGAGCAACAAGGCCGGCACACAGCACAAGAGCAGCTCGGCGAGCAGCGTCTTCCAGGATAGTTTATCAAGCACAGTCAGGACTCCATCGCCTGCGGCAATCAGAAACGGGCGGAGAAGCGGTAGCCAGTGCCCCGCACGGTCTGTACCATGCGATCGTGGCCGCTGCTCTCCAACGCCTTACGCAAGCGGCGAATATGGACATCGACGGTACGATCCTCTACATACACGTTAGTGCCCCAGACATGATTGAGCAACTGCTCGCGGCTATAGACGCGCTCGGGATGTGTCATAAAGAAGTGCAACAATTTGAACTCGGTCGGCCCCATCTCCAGCGGCGCCTCATCGGCCATCACCCGATGCGAGACCGGGTCGAGGCTCAACCCCTGTAGGGTGATGGTCTCCTCCAGCGCCATCGGCGAGATGCGGCGCATCACCGCCTTGATACGCGCGACCAGCTCCTTGGGCGAGAACGGCTTGATGATGTAATCGTCGGCCCCCACCTCCAGGCCCCGCACCCGATCCTCCTCCTCGCCGCGCGCCGTCAGCATCATCACCGGAATATCACGCGTGGCCGGTTCACGCTTCAGATGCTTAATCAACTGAATGCCGGAGCCGCCCGGGAGCATCCAATCCAACAGGATGAGGTCGGGATAGGGTTCGCACAGCCGGCTCAACGCACCGTCGTAACTCTCCGCTTCCAGCGGCTGATAGCCGTTCTGCTCTAAAACGAAACTCACCATTTCCCTGATGGGGGTTTCATCTTCCACGACTAAAATGCGTCTGGCCATATCGACTTCCCAGGTAATTGTCATTCGTCCGCAATTATGCGTCATTTTTATGACAGATTTATGAAAAAAGCGTAATGCCGTGTGCCCTCGACGAGGGGTGCCTTGGCGCGCCCCATACCCACCGCGTATACTGAGCGCCATCGCTTCCGCCCGCCCACGCGGGCACGCCACCCGTTGCCAAGGGACTCCATGCGTCTACTCCATACTTCCGACTGGCATCTTGGCCAGCACTTCTACGGCAAGAGCCGGGCCGATGAACACCGGGCATTTCTCGACTGGCTGCAGCAACAGGCCGAGCAGCATCGCGTCGATGCCATCATCGTCGCCGGTGATCTGTTTGATACCGGCACGCCCCCCAGCTACGCCCGCGAGCTGTACAACCGCTTCGTGGTGGCACTCCAGGCGAGCGGTTGCCAACTGATCGTCCTCGCCGGTAACCACGACTCCGTGGCGACCCTCAATGAGTCGCGCGATCTGTTGGCCTGCCTACATACCCAGGTGATCAGCCATGCCCAGCCTGACGACGCGCCGCTGCTGCTCACTCAGCGCGATGGCTCGCCCGGCGCCATCCTGTGTCCGGTGCCTTTTCTCCGCCCGCGCGATCTGCTACGTAGCCAGGCCGGTCAGTCGGCAGACGATAAACAGTTCGCGTTACAGCACGCCATCAGCGAACACTACCAGAACCTGTATCAACGCGCCGTGACGCTACGCCAGACGCTGGGACAGGATCTGCCGATCGTCGCCACCGGTCATCTGACCGCCATCGGCGCCAGTCGCTCCGAATCGGTACGCGACATCTACATCGGATCGCTGGATGCCTTGCCGCTCAGCGCCTTCCCGCCAGCCGACTATATCGCCCTGGGGCATATCCACCGGCCACAGCGTGTCGGCCGCGCCGAGCACATTCGCTACAGCGGCTCGCCGATCCCGCTCAGTTTCGACGAGTTGGGCAGCGCCAAGAGTGTCTGCCTGGTTGAGCTGAACGCCCAGGGATTACAGGCAATCACCCCTCTGGCGGTTCCCCAGAGCCAACCGATGCGCCTGCTGAAGGGGAATCTGGCCGAGATCGGCGCCGCCCTGGAGGCATTACGCGACCAGGCGACGGAGAAACCGATCTGGCTAGACATCGAGATCGATAGCGACGGCTGGCTCAGCGACGCCGAGCGCACCTTGCAGCAGCAGGCGGCGAGCCTACCGGTGGAGATCCTGCTGCTACGCCGCAGCCGAGAGCAGCGCCAACGCGCCTTAACCATGCAGGCGGGTGAAACCCTGAGTGAACTGACGCCCGACGAGGTCTTTAATCGCCGCCTGGCGCTGGAGTCAGAGGGCGATGCGACACAGCAGGCACGCGCGCGGCAACTGTTTCAGCAGGTGTGTCACGAGATCGAACTGGCCCAACCTGGGGAGGCGTCGGCATGAGGATCCTGAGTCTACGCTTTAAAAACATCAACTCGCTGCGCGGCGAATGGAAGATCGACTTCAGTGCCCCACCATTCTGCGACAGCGGACTGTTCGCCATCACCGGCGCCACCGGTGCCGGGAAGACGACGCTACTCGACGCCATCTGCCTGGCGCTGTATCACCAGACGCCACGCCTGGACACCATCTCCGCCAGCCAGAATGAATTAATGACCCGAGGCACCGCCGAGTCGCTGGCCGAGGTCGAGTTCGAAGTCAAAGGGGTCGGCTACCGAGCCTTCTGGAGCCAGCGCCGCGCCAATCAGCGCCCGGATGGGAAGCTGCAGGCCCCCCGTGCCGAGCTGGCTCGCCTCGATGATGGCACCATCCTGTGTGACAAGATCAACGACAAGCTAAAACGCGTCGCCGAACTGACCGGCCTCGACTTTGGCCGCTTCACCAAGTCGATGATGCTGTCCCAGGGGCAATTCGCCGCCTTTCTCAATGCCGATGCCGGTAAACGTGCCGAGCTGTTAGAGGAGCTGACGGGTACCGAGATCTACGGCCAACTCTCCAGCGCCGTCTTCGAACACTTTAAGCAGGCTAAGCTCGAACTGGAAACGCTGCGCGAGCGGGTGGCCGGCGTCGCGTTGCTCAGCGAGGAGCAACGTGCCGCACTGCAAGGTGAGCTGCAACAGGGACAACAGCAGGAGCAGCAGTTAGGCGCTCAGCTCGCGCAGGCGCAACAGCAACAGGCCTGGTTACGGCGCCAACAAGAGCATCGGCAGGCGCTGAGCCAGGCCGAAGCGTTAGCGGCACAGGAACAGCAGCATTGGCTATCGATCCAGCCGCAACTGACACGTCTCGCGCAAGCCGAACCGGCGCTGCGTCTACACCCGCACTACCAAGGGTGGACTCAGGCCGAACAGGATCTACGCCAAGCCGTCGAGCATCAACAGCAACTGGCCGACCAACTCGCGGCACTACACCGCCAGCAGGCCCCCCTGCAGCAGGCATTACAGCAGGCACTCGACGAGCAGCAGTGCTTCCGCCAACGGCGCGACGCGACGCAGACGTTGATTAACCAACAGGTCGTGCCGCTCGATCACGCGCTCGGAAAGCTGGAGGAGGCGGAGCGGCAACGCGCGCAACAGTGCCAAGAGAGCCTCGAGCAACAGCAGCGTCTACACCAGCAGCAACAGCAACTCGCGGCACAACGCCAGGCGTTACAGCACGAATATGATGCCCTGCAACGGCAACGGGCGGCGACGAGTACACATGCCCAATGGAGCGAGCGCCTCGCGCGCTGGCAGGTGTGGTTCGAACAGCGCGCCACCCTGAGCGCCGAGGCACAGCGATACGCGGATCTCCTAGCCCGCCAGGCGGCGGAGGCGAGCGAGATCCAGCGTCAACACGCCGCGCAGCAACAGGCGCTGCACACCCAGCAGCAGGCCGAACAGCAGCTACGCCAGGCTCACCAGGCGCTGGAGGCCGAGCTACAGGCCTGGCAACGGCGCTATCCGCCTGCCCGGCTGGCCAGCGAGCGAGCCGCCCTGCAACGGGGGGATGATGCCCGTCAGCAGTTGATCGCCCTGCAGCCCCTGGCGCAGCAAGAGATCGCCCAAATCGCGACACTCACCTCGCGCCTGGAGGCGCTGCAGCAGGAGCAGCAACAGCTGGCGCAACAGTTGGCAGAGAAACGGCGTCACTACGGCGAAAAGCGCCAGCATCTGCTCGATCTGGAGCGACAGATCGCGCTCCAACAACGCCTCATCACGCTGGAGGCCGAGCGTGCCCATCTGGTCGACGGAGAGCCCTGTCCGCTGTGCGGTGCCACCGAGCATCCCCTGGCGAGCGATGCCCCGCGCCCCTCGCTCGACGAGAGCCAACAACGGCGCGATCGCCTCAGTCAGGAGGTCGAGCGTCTCGGGCAAGAGGGGAGCGCGCTGAGCGAGCGCGACCGTCAGATCAGCGCGCAACACAGCCAGCTGAGCGCCGAACGCCAGCAGCTCAAACAGCGCCTGACGCAGCACCGGGCGCGCTGGCAACAGCACTGCACCGAGATCGCCGTGACGCTGCCTCTCGATGAGGCCACGGCGCTCGCTGACTACCTACAGCAATGTAGTGCTCAGGCGCGCGAGCTGGATCAGCGTCAACACCAAGGCGAGACGCTCGAACAACGCCTTCGCCAGGCACACGATGGTCTGACTCAGGCAAGCCTAAACGTGGCTCAGGCGCAACATGCATTAGGGTTATTGGCCCAACAGCAGCAGGCGTTAACCCGCCAGCAACAAGAGAGCACACAGCAACGACGCACGCTGGCGCAGCAACTGGAGACGCTGCAACGACAGATCAGCGCCGATCTGGACGAATGCGATCTCGAGGTGCCCACGGCGCAGCAGAGCGAGGCCTGGCTGGCCGAGCGCCGGGCCGAGCGACAGCGCTGGCAACAAGGCGAGGCGCGCGAACAACAGCTGCAACAACAACGCCTGACCTGCGACGAGCAGTGGCGCCAACGCCAACAACAACTCGACGAGCTGCAACAGCGCCACCAGGTGTTGCTGCGCGAGCATCAGGCGTTAGTCGCACAACACGCGTCACAGCAGGCGCAACGCCAAACCCTGCTCGATGGCCAGTCCGTCGCTCAGGTGCAAGCGGAACTGCAACGCCAGGAACACGCGTGGGAACAGCGCGTCAGCGAAGCACAGCACGCCAGCCTACGCTGGCAACAACAGCATGAGCGACTCAACGGTGAGCTGGCGGCGGCCCAACACCACCACCACACCTTGACGCAACGCCTCGCGACATTACAGCAGCAGTGGCAGACGGCGCTCGCCGCCTCCCCCTTCGACGATGAGGCGGCGTTCCTCGCCGCCAGATTGAGCCAGGAGGAGTCGCAGCGCCTCGGCGCCCTGCGCGACGACGGCCAACGCCGCTGTCAGCAGAGTGCGGCGTTACTGGCGGCGGCACGCCAAGCCTGGCAGGACGGCGAGGCGACCCGCCCGGCGGCGCTGTGCGTCACCGAGGACGACCCCGATCTGAGCCAACGCTGCGCCGATCTGGCCCAACGCCTCCGCCAACTTGGCCGCACGCTGGGTGAGCGACAGCAACAACTGCACAGCGATGAACAACGGCGCCTCAGCCTACAAGGCTGGCTCGACGAGATCGGCCAACGGGAGCGGGCGTATCAAGAGTGGGGCTATCTGAATCAGTTGATCGGCTCCAGCAGCGGTGACAAGTTCCGCAAGTTCGCCCAAGGACTGACGCTGGATCACCTGGTCTATCTCGCCAACCGGCAACTGATGCGCCTGCATGGACGCTATCAACTGCGGCGGCGCGAAGGCGACACCCTGGAGCTGGAGGTCGTCGATACCTGGCAGGCGGATGCGCGGCGCGACACGCGCACCCTCTCCGGGGGGGAGAGTTTCCTGGTCAGCCTGGCGTTGGCATTGGCGCTATCGGATCTGGTCAGCCACAAGACCCGCATCGACTCGCTGTTCCTCGACGAGGGCTTCGGTACGCTCGATGCCGAGACGCTGGATACCGCGCTGGACGCCCTCGATACCCTGAACGCCAGCGGTAAGACCATCGGCGTGATCAGCCATATCGACGCGATGAAGGAGCGTATCCCGTTACAGATCCGGGTGAAGAAGATCAATGGGCTGGGTTTCAGCCGCCTAGACAGTCGCTACCGGGTGGCGGGCGACGCCGCCGACTAAGGCCGGGGGCCGCTGGCGCGTTCACTGCGTGGGGGCCTCAGAGCCCCCACGCCCTACAACAACCAACGCCCATACAGGCCATACCACAACGCCAGCAACAACAGGAGATTGGCCACCACCGACAGCATGAAGGCGTTCCGGAATGCCGCCTTGCGCGTCTTATGACGAAACAGCCACTGGCCGAGCAATCCGCCGGGCCAGCCCCCCACGACGCCGAGTCCCAGCAGGGTACGCTCGGGGATCCGCCGCCACTGCCGCTGCGCCGCCAGTTTGTCGCCGCCATACAGCGAGAAGGTCAACAGATTCACCAGCGCCAAACCATACCAGGCGGGGTGAGCGGTCAGTAGGCAGATCCCTAACAGCAACGCCAGCGCGCCGCAACAGAGCAGTGTTGGTTTCATTCAGTTGCAATAAATTGTGATAAATTTCACTTATATTCGCGCGTCTCGGCGCAAAGTACAATTGGCGCGCCGTCGACGCCCCCCTCCGCTCGGCGAAATCCGCACATATTCACCCTTTTACCACCGGTACGCCCAACTCCAACTGCCACTCGCCAGTGAGGCGGCCATCGTTAAGGTAACGCTCGAAGCAGGGCCCCCCGCTCGGGCGATAGCCACTGGCAGGCAGTTGCTCGGCGAACAACGCCATCCAGGGGGTGGCGAAGTCATGTTGAGTGACCTGTACCGCGGCCAACGCATACTGGCCCGCTGCCAGCGTCAAGCGGCGGACCCCGGCGTCGTCGGCATCGGCGGGCAACGGCACATCCGGCGCTGCCGCCAGGGCGACATCCACCCGCAACGCCTCGGGCGCCACCTGCTGGGGATTATCGTAATAGATAGCCATCCACTCCCCAGACAGATGGTGACGCTCCGCCCAGGCCATTAAACGCGTAAACCCCTCGGACAGGGTGTGCTCCAACGGCCCGACTAAACGCAAGGCGAACAGCGGCCGCGCCGCCAACATCTCGATCTGTAATGTCATATCCGCTTCTCCTGTGTTAGGCGCCACCGAGCGACGCCACATGACTCCCACGAACAGGCCGACGGCTCAGAGCGGCCATAGCCAGGCCGCACCGCGAACGCCACTGGCATCGCCATGCTGTGCCTGGCGGATCGGGGTACGGCACTCACCGCCGAAAACCCAGGGGGTGATCAGATCGGGCAGGGTCTGATAGAGGCGCGTCACATTGCTCATGCCGCCCCCCAGCACGATCACATCGGGGTCGAGAATATTGATGATTTGCGCCAACGCCCGAGCCAGACGCCGCTCGTAACGGACGATGGTCGCCTGGGCCAACGCCTCACCCGCCGCGACACGCGCCATGATCTGCGCGCCATCGAGCGCCTCCCCGCCCAAACGCCGGTAATCGGCGCAGAAGGCGCTACCGGAGGCGAAGGTCTCGATGCAGCCCGCTTTCCCGCAATAGCACGGGGTGGCGGCGGCGATGGCGCGCTCCTCGTCA contains the following coding sequences:
- the ppk1 gene encoding polyphosphate kinase 1 is translated as MGQEKRYIDKELSWLSFNERVLQEAADKSNPLIERMRFLGIYSSNLDEFYKVRFAELKRRILISEEQGTDNGNSRHLLQQIQAKVLKADQEFDSLYNDLLLEMARNQIFLINERQLSENQQVWLRQYYRNHLRQHITPIMLDEETDLVSFLKDDYTYLAVEIINGQQTRYALLEIPSDKVERFITLPPETPRRRKPMILVDNILRYCLDDIFKGFFDYHTLNAYSMKMTRDAEYDLVTEMESSLMELMSSSLKQRLTAEPVRFVYQRDMPDELVALLTRKLGISSYDSLIAGGRYHNFKDFIKFPNVGKANLLNRPLPRLRHVWFDRFRNGFDAIRDHDVLLYYPYHTFEHVLELLRQASFDPSVLAIKINIYRVAKNSRIIESMIHAAHNGKKVTVVVELQARFDEEANIHWAKRLTEAGVHVIFSAPGLKIHAKLFLISRREGDDIVRYAHIGTGNFNEKTARLYTDYSLLTADARITNEVRRVFNFIENPYRPVNFEYLMVSPQNSRRMLYQLIDQEITHAQAGLGAGITLKVNNLVDKGLVDRLYAASSAGVKIRLLVRGMCSLVPGIPGVSDNISAISIVDRFLEHARVYVFDNHGDPQVFLSSADWMTRNIDYRIEVGVRLLDPQLRQRVLELLELQFSDTVKARYLDRELSNRRVPRGNRRKVRSQLAIYDYIRALESADAQRAQALLAAPTHD
- the ppx gene encoding exopolyphosphatase, which encodes MPLIPSSPRPQEIAAVDLGSNSFHMVIARVVNGALQILGRLKQRVHLADGLDDQQRLSEESMARGLACLALFAERLQGFPAENVCIVGTHALRQADNAQEFLKRAAKVIPYPIEIISGHEEARLIFMGVAHTQPEKGRKLVIDIGGGSTEMVIGEDFDPLLVESRRMGCVSFAQQFFAGGVITPANFQRARLAAAQKLENMAWQYRIQGWNAALGASGSIKAAYEVLVAMGEKDGLITPARLAMLCDEVLRYPRVDALRLPGLSEERRQVFVPGLAILCGVFDALAIKQLRLSDGALREGVLYEMEGRFRHQDIRSRTAHSLAEHYNIDREQAQRVQASVRQLYAQWMAQNPRLAHPQLEALLNWAAALHEVGLSINHSGMQRHSAYILQYTNLPGFTQEQQLMLATLVRCQRKALRLADLPRFALFKKKQYLPLIQILRLATLLNNQRQATTPPQTLQLETSGLQWVLRFPAHYLRQNSLMQLDLEKEQAYWRDVEGWGLIIEELTPA
- the phoR gene encoding phosphate regulon sensor histidine kinase PhoR → MLDKLSWKTLLAELLLCCVPALLLGALFGYWSWFLLLALCLLWLWQGWNQLRLSHWLWVDRSMTPPSGRGSWEPLFYGLYQMQQRNRRRRRELTLLIKRFRSGAESLPDAIVMLTDEGNIFWCNQLAQHLLSFRWPEDNGQNIRNLLRYPEFSAYLTSADYSQPLTLHLNSGRYMEFRLMPYSEGQLLMIARDVTQTRQLEGARRNFFANVSHELRTPLTVLQGYLEMFGSDEMPAAQREKALATMQAQTRRMDGLVQQLLVLSRIEAAPHIDLNALVDVPARLHLLEREAHSLSDGRHTLRFIIDETLRVRGNEEQLGSAVSNLVYNALNHTPPGSEITVSWQRTPQGARFTVRDNGPGIANEHLSRLTERFYRVDRSRSSRTGGSGLGLAIVKHALQHHDAQLEISSIVGQGSCFAFTLPSHLVVSADPR
- the phoB gene encoding phosphate response regulator transcription factor PhoB, with product MARRILVVEDETPIREMVSFVLEQNGYQPLEAESYDGALSRLCEPYPDLILLDWMLPGGSGIQLIKHLKREPATRDIPVMMLTARGEEEDRVRGLEVGADDYIIKPFSPKELVARIKAVMRRISPMALEETITLQGLSLDPVSHRVMADEAPLEMGPTEFKLLHFFMTHPERVYSREQLLNHVWGTNVYVEDRTVDVHIRRLRKALESSGHDRMVQTVRGTGYRFSARF
- the sbcD gene encoding exonuclease subunit SbcD, which gives rise to MRLLHTSDWHLGQHFYGKSRADEHRAFLDWLQQQAEQHRVDAIIVAGDLFDTGTPPSYARELYNRFVVALQASGCQLIVLAGNHDSVATLNESRDLLACLHTQVISHAQPDDAPLLLTQRDGSPGAILCPVPFLRPRDLLRSQAGQSADDKQFALQHAISEHYQNLYQRAVTLRQTLGQDLPIVATGHLTAIGASRSESVRDIYIGSLDALPLSAFPPADYIALGHIHRPQRVGRAEHIRYSGSPIPLSFDELGSAKSVCLVELNAQGLQAITPLAVPQSQPMRLLKGNLAEIGAALEALRDQATEKPIWLDIEIDSDGWLSDAERTLQQQAASLPVEILLLRRSREQRQRALTMQAGETLSELTPDEVFNRRLALESEGDATQQARARQLFQQVCHEIELAQPGEASA